The DNA region GTTTTCGGTATCAACCGCTTTATCCGTGTTTGTTCGGACAATCCGTTTCTTCGTCCCGAAACTTTCAACACCTTCTTTGCCGAACACAATTTCTGTCCGGCAGATTATATTGCCTATGGCTTTGCCGATGGACGTCCTACCATCAAATCCCATTTGGGCTTATATTCCGAGTTGACAACGATTGATGCCCTGCGTCGTGCCGCCGTTTCTACGCAAGAGAAACTCTACATCGAGCATGTCACTATCTATCTCTATACGCATCCCGAAAAATTCAAGGTGCGTCTGCTTCCGTTGCCCGCTGAGTTGGAAGGCCGTTTCGATCTTCGTTTCACTCTCGATACGATGGAAGACTTCACCTTGTTACAGGAACTTTATGCCACCTTCCATGAGAAGACCGACCGTAGTGTGCATGCCCTGTTGCAACTGGTGCAATCGCATCCTGAATATCGTGCCAGAATGTTGGAGAATATTGCAAGAAATGAAAAATAGTCCATGTATACCTTCTACCGCCGTGCAGCCAAGTGTAATTCGTAATTTATAATTCGTAAATGAATAGTACTTATATAATAGGAGAAATCGGACAGAACCATAACGGTTCCGTCGATATAGCCAAACTGATTGTAGACCTGGTGTCCCGTCCTGTTCGTGAAGAAGTGTTCAATATAGAACTTCGTCCGATGGATGCGGTGAAATTGACTAAACGAGATTTGAATGAAGAACTGACGGACTCACAGATGAACCGTCCGTATGATTCCCCCCATTCTTTCGGACGTACCTACGGTGAGCATCGTGCTTTTCTGGAGCTGACGGATGAGGAGCACTTCGAAGTGTATAAGCACGCCAAGTCTTTAGGGCTTGATTTCGTGGAAACACTTTGCTCCAAAGGCTGCCTCTCTTTGCTGAAACTCTTCACGCCCGACCGTCTGAAAGTGGCAAGCCGGGATCTTACCAACCTGCCGTTGCTGGAAGTGATGGCTGAAACCAAGATACCCATCATTCTGTCTACCGGTATGGCAGGCAGGAAAGAACTGGATGATGCTTTGGAGGTGATTACCCGTTATCATAACAACATTTCTATCTTGCATTGTGTATCCCAGTATCCTACCCAGCCTGATAATCTGAATCTGAAGACTATCACCTATCTGAAACAGCACTATGGGCAGTATTGCATCGGCTTCTCCGACCATACCATCGGTATTGCCGCCCCTATCGTTGCTGTGGGTATGGGTGCGGAAATCATAGAGAAGCATGTCACCATCGACCGCCGTATGAAGGGAACTGATCAGCAAGGTTCTCTTGGCCCCGACGGTGTGAACCGCATGATACGTGATATCCGTATTGCCGAACGTTGGCTGGGGAAAGAAGAACTGTATATCGACTCTTCCGTTGCCTCGGCAAAGGTGAAACTGGAGCGTTCCATTGCAACGAATAAGACGCTGCATCCGGGAGATATTGTTACTGAACAGGATATCCATCTGTTGAGTCCCGGTGATGGCTTTAAGTGGGCAGACCGTGCGAAAGTGGTAGGGCATAAAGTACTGAAAGAAATTCCCCGGAATGAGATTATCTATCCGGATGTCATCCGATAATTTATGAAACTCTTAGGTATAGTCATCTTATATTATCCGGATGATGCGGTAGTAAAGAATATCGCTACCTATCTTGCTCAACTGGATGGATTGATGTTGTGGGATAATACCCCGGTAGCCGATTGCAGGGAGCTGGATTTGGATTCTTTGGGAGATGGGAGAGGGAAAATCATTCAGGATGGTTGTGGTGAAAATCTGGGCATTGGTTCTGCGCTGAATAAGGCGGTGGCGTATGCCCGTGCAAATGGATTTACGCATCTGCTGACCTTGGATCAGGATAGCTGTTTCGGTGGGCGGAACTTCGAAAGCTACCTTCGGGCGATCCGTAACTATGGTGAGGACAAGGCTGCCATTTTCTCTACCAATTATTTCATTAAATCCCAGCAAACCACCATGTATCCGCCAACGGACTCTGTGGATGAAGTGTATTCGGCAATGACTTCGGGAAGTATATATCCGGTTAGCCTGTTCGATACTTTGGGTGACTTTATGGAATCCCTCTTTGTCTGGGGAGTGGATTGTGAGTTTTGTTGGAGGGCTAAAAGGAAAGATATTCCCGTTTTATGCTTCAAGAATATTCTGCTGACCCACGATTTGGGTTATCAGAAGAAGAAAAGGCGTTTGCTGGGAAAAGAAGTATTTCCTAATGAATATGGTCCGGCCCGTTCCTACTATAATGTGCGCAATGGTATTCTCCTGCATCGTCTGTATCCTGAAGCATTGAATTTGAAGTCGCATTTGCGCTATCATTTTTATAAGCGTGTGGTTTTTATCATACTGTATGAGCGGCAGAAGTTCAGTAAGTTGTGGGCATTGCTGTGTGGCTATCGCGATGGGCTGAGGGGAAAGAGCGGGAAGTGGAAATAAATGATTGTATCATCTGAATAAAAAAAACTATGTTACCAAAGTTAGTGATTACCGATATTGATGGTGTGTGGACTGATGGTGGAATGTATTATACCGAACAGGGCGATGTGATGAAACGCTTCTCCGTGAAAGACGGCTGGGGAGTTATTTTCCTTCGCAAGCTGAATATACCTGTAGCCATTATGACGGGTGAGAATACGCAGATTGTTCAGAAACGTGCTGATAAGCTGAAGATAGATTACTGCTATCTGGGGGTGAAAGATAAAGTGGCACAGGCGGAAGAACTGTGTCGTGAGTTGGGCATTACGTTACAGGATGTTGCTTTCATCGGTGATGATGTGAACGACTTGGCTCTGATCCGTAAGGTTGGATTCAGCGCTTCCCCCAGTAATACACCGGATTATGTGAAACGTGAGGTCGATTACGTCACTGCACAGCATGGGGGCTTTGGTGCCTTTCGTGAGTTTGTGGAGAAACTGCTTTCTGATAATGGGATGCTTGAAGGGGTGCTTCAGCAGTTCCTATCCTGAGGTTTTTCCCCTACTTTGTAGACCTTGATTTCCCAGAAAGAGGTAGATGTCGTATAAGTACACATTACAATGGAAACAGTGTTATTTGTCATTTTTGCGTGTCTTTAAGAGTGCTCAATTGCTTTGATAATTTCTTCTTTTTCCGGTGTGGAGAATGTACAGGGGTAGCTTTGCATACCTCGTACCGCTTTCAATCCTTTCTGAGTATATCTCCAGTCAGCTAGCCTGTTTACCCAACGTAACAGGGGATGTTTATGAGTGAATTCCATAATCTTCCTTTTACCGGAGATTTCGGCTGTGTCTTTAGGCATGTCGCTGATGCTGCAAATAAAGGAGATAGCATCTTCAAGCGTGCTACCTTCCCGGGCTACCAGCAATTCTGCCAATGCCAGAAGAAAACCTTGATATTCCTTCCGGTATTTATGAGATGTTTTGATAACTGAAACAGGTACGGTGGTTTCGGTTGCGGAACCTATAATGCGCTCGCGGGCACTGTAAAAATAGGGCAGTGTGGCATACTTACCGAAAATAAGCGCAGCATGGTTAAAGAACTCTTCGGCCAGAAAGAGATTACGGAAACGCAGACTACCGTCCGGATTAAAACAAGCTGCATACATTCTCTGGAAAACATCGGTTCGTGTGACGGAATAAAGCAGGGAAGCATACATATTCTTTTCCTGGGAAAGTCTTTCCCGAGGAGTCTCGCCCGTTATTTGTTTATCGAAATAGCGAATATACCGCGGATAGAAGGATATCTTTCCTTTGCGGGGAGTGAAGGTCAGATAATGGCCTTGTGCCGTACTGTAATCGGGGTGGGCATCCAGAAAAGCAGCCATTTGGGCAATGGCTGAGGGCACGGTGAAATCATCATCGGCACAATATAGCACATAAGGAGTACAGATCATCGGGAGCACTTCTTTCAGTTTCAGCAGGAAATGCAGTTTGGGACGGTGCAGGTACGTCACGTCCGGATATTTCTCCACATCGGCAAACGGAAGGTCGGAGGAATCGGGTACGAGGACTTTTATATCTGTGCGGCTATAGTAGTCGAGTAATCTGCGCAGGCGTTCGGGACGGTTGTGCGCAGGGATGATTACAGTTACATTTTGCAGTGACATCATTGTATGGTTTTCTTTTTAAACAGATACTGAAGGCTTTCCTGAAATACGGTAGACTTCAGACTCCACATCAGAAATATATAAAGTGAGGTGGCTAAGGCAATCTTTACCAGCAAGGAGAGATAGATGTTCTCCACATGACTTGCCACCCAGTATGTAAAGGTCATTACGGCTACGGAGATGATGAGGTAAGGGGCAATATCCTTCAACGTATTGAACAAGGAAATCCCTATATACTTATGGGCAAAATAGTGCCAGACCAATAACCAGAGAATATTGGCGGCAGTGTAAACTATCAGCATCACGTTTAGCCCGTAAGGGTAGCTGCCCCATACGCATAATATCTGGAAAATGCCCAGTGCAATGGTATTCCACATATATATGTTCGGTCTTCCGAGGCTGTTCATCAGGTTGGAGTACAATGTTGCAATAGGCATGAAGGCTCCCCATACGCATAATATCTGCATGACGGGTACGCAAGGCAACCATTTCTCGGTAATGGTAATTACAATCAGTTCCTGCGAAACGATTGCCAGTCCCAGCATGGCGGGGAAGCTGACGAACGCTGTAAAACGCATTAGTTTGCGGAATATGTTTTGCAGGCGTTGCAGGTCTTCTGATGCTTCTCTGAATACGGGCTGCCCTACACTGTTTATCATTCCGAAGATGGTGGAGTAGCCCATGGTAGTCCACTTGCTTCCCTGAGAATAGTAACCTGCCTGCTGGATGGTGTAGAAGCGACCCAACAGAACGGAGAAGATGTTATTATTGATATGTGTGAATAACGATGTGAAGAGCAATTTACTACTGAAAGGCAGCAATGCCCGCAGCGGGCGCAACCGGAATGAGAATGTGGGATGCCAGGGTGAGAATATCCAGAGCAGTATTGTATTGGTAGTGACGTACAGTACCGTTTGCAGGGCAATTCCCCAGTATCCCCAACCATGATAGGCACAGGTAACACCTGTAACTCCCGAGACTATAATAGCGGCTATCTGTATCTGACTGCGCTCTTTCACCATAAGGTTGCGGAAAAAGTATGCCGTGGGGGCAGTACCGAAGCTTCCGATAAAGAAACTAAGGAATTGGAAACGGGCCAGCTGTGTCAGTTCTGGGGTATGGTAGAAGTCGGCAATGAAAGGAGCACACATGAAGAGTATCAGGTAAAGCGATGCTCCGATACTGATATTAAACCAGAATACAGCGTTATAATCTTCGTGCTTTACTTTTTTCTTATTGACGAGAGCCAGGATAAAACCACTTTCAGAAAAGATTCCGGCCATAGCGGAGAAGATGGTTAGCACAGCCACCATACCATAATCCGTATCGGTTAGCAGCCGGGCAAGGAATATCCCGAAGACGAGGTTTAGCAGTTGCATAGCGCCATTGCCTATGCCACCCCACAATAACCCTTTGGCTGTTTTTTCTTTTAGTGACGTTTCTGTCATTGCTTGGCTGGTTTATGATTAAGATATCATTTAATTGCGTTTAATTCTCGGATAAATTGCTCGTAAATTAAGAATGTATCTCTCTTATTATTAGGTGATTACATTTTGGATGCGTTTAAATTGCGTTTAAATTGCGTTTAAATTGCGTTTAAATTATCCGTTTTAAGATGCCAATCCGAATATATGCCTCTGGATATGTTTTCAATCTTATCTTGTTTCCTGAGCTTCGTAAGCAGGTTTCTGACTTTTGAATGTTTCTGGCTTTCGCTCAATACATTCGGTAGCTTATTCCAAAGCAATTCTGTTATTTCTTTCTTTGTAAGCGTACCGTGCTCTCCGAGTGCTTTGAGAATCAGGTCACAATAATAACAATCTTCAAATCCTTTGTTGTTGGAGTAGGCTGTTTTCTGATCTAATTGTTGAGCAACCGGTTTTGCTATAAATAAGTTCGGCTTTCTGCCTTCAATCAGATTCTTTCTTCTGAGAAGACTGATTTCCTCGTTTGATATCGGACGATTTAATTGTATACGGTTAAGGGCCTCTACCTCCACTAATGTCAAATCTTGTTTTTGAGCTAATATATTGGCATATTCCATATTCAGAATCTTTCCGATAATGGTGACTTGCACCCTGTCTCTATCAATGATATAGTCGGGCAAAGGAAAGAGGCGTTGACGTTGAAAATTGAACATTTTCCGTATTCCGCTACCTATTGTGTCCACCATTTGTAGCCCTACCATTGCACGAGCCAGGAAGGGATTTCGATAAACTTCTTCCGGTGCGTTGTCCTTCAATACATTACTGATTGTGCGGGGAATGAAACTTCCTTTATTGGTAAATACAAGTTTGTCTTCATACTCTACTACATTGATTTGTCCACCTAATGTATAGTCTTGGTGTGCAACGGCATTATTAATCGCTTCTCGAATGACATACGGTTCATACGTATCTACTTCCTCGGGGAATAGGGTGCGGAACTCAGGGTTGATATACCGATACTTTAGATTACGTATTTTCTGGTAAATCTCTTCAATGGAGATGATGAACGGACAACTTTTAATCTCGTAATCCCGCTCTGTCCCTTGCGAGTCTTTGAGTATCCAGCGTATTTTGGCTACTGCCGGCGAAATGAGTACTTCACTCTCTCCTTTCCCTAACAAGACAATGGCTGCATTGGTTATTTTACCTTTTATAGTCAGTTTAGCCTTGTTCAAAAAGGTGACATCATCCCATTCTGCTATTTCAGCAGCATTCTTTTTATTCTTCGCAATGTATAGTGAGCGTGCAATGGAGATAGCTCTAGGATCTAAATCATCCAAAGTCGCCTCTTTTACAATTTGAGCACTCCAATCGGACTGATGGCTTTGATTGCGAATAGATTCTAATTCAT from Bacteroides sp. MSB163 includes:
- a CDS encoding glycosyl transferase family 2 — translated: MKLLGIVILYYPDDAVVKNIATYLAQLDGLMLWDNTPVADCRELDLDSLGDGRGKIIQDGCGENLGIGSALNKAVAYARANGFTHLLTLDQDSCFGGRNFESYLRAIRNYGEDKAAIFSTNYFIKSQQTTMYPPTDSVDEVYSAMTSGSIYPVSLFDTLGDFMESLFVWGVDCEFCWRAKRKDIPVLCFKNILLTHDLGYQKKKRRLLGKEVFPNEYGPARSYYNVRNGILLHRLYPEALNLKSHLRYHFYKRVVFIILYERQKFSKLWALLCGYRDGLRGKSGKWK
- a CDS encoding cytidylyltransferase domain-containing protein; the encoded protein is MKDGIIIQARTGSTRLHNKILLPFYGEQRIIDILIANIKRACPDKCIVLATTSRAQDDVLAEVARQAGILSFRGDEDNVLDRFIRAAEVFGINRFIRVCSDNPFLRPETFNTFFAEHNFCPADYIAYGFADGRPTIKSHLGLYSELTTIDALRRAAVSTQEKLYIEHVTIYLYTHPEKFKVRLLPLPAELEGRFDLRFTLDTMEDFTLLQELYATFHEKTDRSVHALLQLVQSHPEYRARMLENIARNEK
- a CDS encoding TIGR00180 family glycosyltransferase gives rise to the protein MMSLQNVTVIIPAHNRPERLRRLLDYYSRTDIKVLVPDSSDLPFADVEKYPDVTYLHRPKLHFLLKLKEVLPMICTPYVLYCADDDFTVPSAIAQMAAFLDAHPDYSTAQGHYLTFTPRKGKISFYPRYIRYFDKQITGETPRERLSQEKNMYASLLYSVTRTDVFQRMYAACFNPDGSLRFRNLFLAEEFFNHAALIFGKYATLPYFYSARERIIGSATETTVPVSVIKTSHKYRKEYQGFLLALAELLVAREGSTLEDAISFICSISDMPKDTAEISGKRKIMEFTHKHPLLRWVNRLADWRYTQKGLKAVRGMQSYPCTFSTPEKEEIIKAIEHS
- a CDS encoding ATP-binding protein, whose product is MTTQELIKLLEDFIHLPGENEVVEFKKAQNGFDTLKLGEYFSALSNEANLRQEEFAWLLFGIHDKTHAILGSLYKPTRPSLDALKREIAEGTNCGITFTEIHEVVYQGKRVIMFQIPAAPKGIPTSYKGHYYGRDGESLVALSLHELESIRNQSHQSDWSAQIVKEATLDDLDPRAISIARSLYIAKNKKNAAEIAEWDDVTFLNKAKLTIKGKITNAAIVLLGKGESEVLISPAVAKIRWILKDSQGTERDYEIKSCPFIISIEEIYQKIRNLKYRYINPEFRTLFPEEVDTYEPYVIREAINNAVAHQDYTLGGQINVVEYEDKLVFTNKGSFIPRTISNVLKDNAPEEVYRNPFLARAMVGLQMVDTIGSGIRKMFNFQRQRLFPLPDYIIDRDRVQVTIIGKILNMEYANILAQKQDLTLVEVEALNRIQLNRPISNEEISLLRRKNLIEGRKPNLFIAKPVAQQLDQKTAYSNNKGFEDCYYCDLILKALGEHGTLTKKEITELLWNKLPNVLSESQKHSKVRNLLTKLRKQDKIENISRGIYSDWHLKTDNLNAI
- a CDS encoding N-acetylneuraminate synthase family protein — encoded protein: MNSTYIIGEIGQNHNGSVDIAKLIVDLVSRPVREEVFNIELRPMDAVKLTKRDLNEELTDSQMNRPYDSPHSFGRTYGEHRAFLELTDEEHFEVYKHAKSLGLDFVETLCSKGCLSLLKLFTPDRLKVASRDLTNLPLLEVMAETKIPIILSTGMAGRKELDDALEVITRYHNNISILHCVSQYPTQPDNLNLKTITYLKQHYGQYCIGFSDHTIGIAAPIVAVGMGAEIIEKHVTIDRRMKGTDQQGSLGPDGVNRMIRDIRIAERWLGKEELYIDSSVASAKVKLERSIATNKTLHPGDIVTEQDIHLLSPGDGFKWADRAKVVGHKVLKEIPRNEIIYPDVIR
- a CDS encoding lipopolysaccharide biosynthesis protein, encoding MTETSLKEKTAKGLLWGGIGNGAMQLLNLVFGIFLARLLTDTDYGMVAVLTIFSAMAGIFSESGFILALVNKKKVKHEDYNAVFWFNISIGASLYLILFMCAPFIADFYHTPELTQLARFQFLSFFIGSFGTAPTAYFFRNLMVKERSQIQIAAIIVSGVTGVTCAYHGWGYWGIALQTVLYVTTNTILLWIFSPWHPTFSFRLRPLRALLPFSSKLLFTSLFTHINNNIFSVLLGRFYTIQQAGYYSQGSKWTTMGYSTIFGMINSVGQPVFREASEDLQRLQNIFRKLMRFTAFVSFPAMLGLAIVSQELIVITITEKWLPCVPVMQILCVWGAFMPIATLYSNLMNSLGRPNIYMWNTIALGIFQILCVWGSYPYGLNVMLIVYTAANILWLLVWHYFAHKYIGISLFNTLKDIAPYLIISVAVMTFTYWVASHVENIYLSLLVKIALATSLYIFLMWSLKSTVFQESLQYLFKKKTIQ
- a CDS encoding HAD-IIIA family hydrolase → MLPKLVITDIDGVWTDGGMYYTEQGDVMKRFSVKDGWGVIFLRKLNIPVAIMTGENTQIVQKRADKLKIDYCYLGVKDKVAQAEELCRELGITLQDVAFIGDDVNDLALIRKVGFSASPSNTPDYVKREVDYVTAQHGGFGAFREFVEKLLSDNGMLEGVLQQFLS